TGCTCCCGCTTCCTGGAGTAAACCCCGCCCGTGAGGCCGTAGACGGTGTTGTTGGCCACCTCCAGGGCCTCGCCGAAGTCCCCCACCCGGATCACGGAGAGCACGGGGCCGAAGATCTCCTCCTGGGCGATCCTGGCCGTGGGGGGCACCTCGGTGAAGACCGTGGGGGCGAGGAAATAGCCCTCCCCTTCCAGTCGCTTTCCCCCAAGGACAAGCCTTCCCTCCCCCTTGCCGATCTCGATGTAGGAGAGGATCTTCTCCTCCTGGGCCTTGGAAGCCACGGGGCCCAGGTCGGGGTTCTCCTCCGCCGGGCCCACGGTAAGGCGCCGGGCCCGCTCCAGCACTCGCTCCAACACGGGCTCGTAGGCCCCTTCCGTGAGGATGAGGCGGCTTGCGGCGGAGCACTTCTGCCCCTGGAAGCCGTAGCCGGAGACCAGGATGCCCTCCGTGGCCAGGTCAAAGTCCGCGGTCTCGTCCACGATGATGGCGTCCTTGCCGCCGAGCTCCAGGAAGACCCGTTTGAGCCACCTCTGCCCCGGGGCCAGGCGGCTTGCCGCCTGGTGGATGAAGAGGCCCACTTCGAGGCTCCCCGTGAAGTTGATGAACCGGGTCCTGGGGTGGTCCACCAGGTAGGCCCCCACCTCCCGCCCCTCCCCGGGGAGGAGGTTCACCACCCCCGGGGGGAAGCCCGCCTCGTGGAAGACCTCGAAGGCCTTGGCGGCGATGACCGGGGTGACCTCCGCGGGCTTGGCCACCACGGTGTTCCCCACGGCCACGGGCCCGGCGATCATCCCGGTGAAGATGGCCAGGGGAAAGTTCCAGGGGGCGATGACCACCCCCGCCCCCAGGGGCAGGTAGAAGCTCTCGTTGTCCTCCCCGGGGTAGGGGACCACCTCCACCGAGGGGTACTTGTACTTGAGGGCCTGGCGGGCGTAGTACTCCAGGAAGTCGATGGCCTCGGCCACCTCGGCGCTGGCCTCGGTCCAGTTCTTGCCGATCTCGTAGACCAAGGTGGCCTCCAGCTCCCGCCGCCTCCTCTTCATGAGGGCCGCCGCCTTGAGGAGAAGGCGGCTACGGTCCTCCTGGGGCCAGTCCTTCCAGGCCTTAAAGGCCTTCCAGGCGGCCTCGAGGGCGGCCTCGGCCTCCGCCTTCCCCCCCTTGGCCACCGTCCCCACCACCTCGCCCGGGGCGGAAGGGTTTAGGGAGGCGATCCTCTCCCCCGTGTCCACCCACTCCCCCCCGAGGTAGAGGGGCCAGTGGCGGCCAAACTCGGCCCTGACCCGCCTCAGGGCCTCCCGCATCTCCCGCCTGGTCTCTTCGCTGGCGAAGGTCTCTATGGGCTGGTTCCGGAAAGTTTCCACGGTCATAAGCTCCTCCTAGCCTCCTAAGAGGCTTCTCAGCACCAGAAACAGGTTCTCCGGCCTCTCGGCGATGCGCCGGGTCAGGTAGGGGTACCAGTCCTTGCCGTAGGGCACGTAGGCTCTTACCCTGTACCCCTCCTGGGCCAGGCGCCTTTGCGCCTCGGGGCGCACCCCGTAGAGGAACTGGAACTCAAAGCCCTCCCTGGGGACGCCCATGGCCTTTGTGTAGCGCTTCACCTCGGCGATGAGGCGGGGATCGTGGGTGGCGAAGGCCACGTAAAGGCCTTCCTTTAGGGCCAGCTTCCCCAGGTGCAGGAACTCGGCGTCAATGAGCCGCTTGTCCTGGAAGGCCACCTCCTTGGGCTCCCGGTAGGCCCCCTTGACCAGGCGCAGGTTGGGCCGGTAGGGGAGGAGGTCCCAGAGGTCCTTTTCCGTGCGGAAGAGGTAGCTCTGGAGGACGAGGCCCACCTGGGAAAACCCCTCCTCCCTTAGGCCCTTGTAGAGGCGCAGGGTGGCCTCCACCCGGGGGGAGTCCTCCATGTCCAGGCGGACGAAGACCCCCCTGGGCTCGGCCTCCTTGAGGATTTCCCTTAGGAGCTCCCGGGCCAGCCCCTCGGAGAGGTCCAAGCCCAGCTGGGAGGGCTTGAGGGAGACGTACTTGGGCCAGGGCCTTTGGGCCAAGGATCGGACTAGATCCAGGATCTGCCCCTGAAAGGCCCTGGCCTCCCCCTCGCTCCTCACCATCTCCCCTAGGAGGTCCAGGATGGCGTGGACGCCCTTCTCCTCCAGGGCCTCCGCCGCCTTTAGGGCCTCCTCTAAGGTCTCCCCGGCCACGTAGCGCCGCACCAGGCCCCGGGCCCGGGTCTTGATGAGGCGCTCCACCCCCTTCCTCCCCGCCACGCTAAGGACAAAGGACCGATAGGCCAAGTCCAGGCTCATACCTCCTCCAAAAGCCGCCCTACCACCAGGTCGCGGAAGCGGAAGACGTGGGCTTCCACCGCCCGCCTGGCCCCCTCGGGGTCCCGGGCCCTCAGGGCCTCCAGGATAGCCTGGTGCTCCCGCCGGGTGGCCTCCTCCTGGGAGAGCATGGGCACCGCGCTTCGGACCAGGGCCAGGGTGGCGAGGAGGTCCTCGTAGAGCCCGTAGAGGGTCTTGTTCCCGGAGAGGCGCACCAGGGTGCGGTGGAACTCTAGGTCCCGGCGCATCTGCTCCGGGTAATCCCCCTCGGGGGCCTCGTCTATGGCCTTAAGGGCGGCCTCCAGCTGGGATAGCTCCCACGGCGTGGCCCGGAGGGCCGCCTCCCTGGCCGCCTCCCCCTCCAGAAGGGCCCGTGCCCCATAGACCTCCTCCACCTCTTCCGGGGTGAAGACCCTGACCCTGGCCCCCTTGCCGGGGACGAGCTCCACCAGCCCCTCCTCCGCTAGGCGCATGAGGGCCTCCCGCACGGGGGTGCGGGAAACCCCAAGCTCCTTGGCCAGGAGGGGCTCGGAAAGCCTTTCCCCAGGGGCGAAGCGGCCGGAGAGGAGGAGGCCCCTGAGGTGGCCGTAGACCGCCTCGCGCACCTGGTTGGGCCGGCGGAAGCCCGTGACCTGCATCCTGTATACAGGATAACCCGAGCCTCGCCCTGGGGCAACCCCTATCGGCCAAGAAGCCCCTTGAGGCCACCCCCAAGCCGCTTCCACCAGGACCCAAACCGCGCCTCGTAGCTCCGCGCCGCCTCCTCGAGGCCCAGGCCCACCCCCAGCTCCTGGGCCAGGAAGTGGCGGTGGTCCATGACCCAGAGGTAGAGGTCGGCCTCCGCGCGCCCGGGGAAGCCCCTGAGAAGCCCCAGGCGGCGGATGGCCTCGAGGGTGGGCCGGTAGAGGTTCTGGTACCAGTCCACCACGGCCTCCTCCCAGGAGACCTCCCGCCCCTCCTCCAGCCCCTTGAAGTACCGCCGGGTGACGATGTGGTCCAGGAGGAGGTCGTACCGGCCTAGGGTGGTGAAGCGGATCTCCTCGGCCTCGGGCACCAGCTCCTTGAGCCTGGTCTTCTCCAGGAAGTGGGCGTACTCCGCCTTGAGGATCAGGTCCTTGAGGGTATCCCCTGGCTCCACGGGAACGGGGACCTCCAGGGCGATGACGTAGGCGTCTAGGTACCTCTGCCCCGTGGCCTTGGCCAGGGCCACCCGGTGGTTCCCGTCCTTGACGAAGTAGGCCTCCCCCACCTGGTAGACCTCAATGGGGGGAAGCTCCACCCCCTCGAGCTGGAGGGCCCTGAGCCTCTTCCAGCGCTCCAGGGTGTGGGGGGTCTTGGGGAGGAAGGTGTGGTCAAAGTCCTCATAGCGGTCCACGGAGCCCACCACCCTGTCCACCTCTATGGTCTTTAGGCCCAGGTGGTGCTCCCCCTTGGGCCTCAAGGCCAGGGCCTGGTGGAAGGGGAGGAGGGCGTTGGGCTCTCCCTTTAGGCGGTGCAGAAGCTCGTGGAGCCTGGCCCTGAGCTCCAGGCGCTCCTTTTCCGACTGCACCTGCCACGCCTTCATGTCCATGGGATTTGGAAGCGCTCCCAAGCGCTCCTGGGCCCAGGGTAGCATGGCTTTGTCAAGAGAACAAGAGGACCTAGACAAAGCGGGAGCTTGGGCGTTAGATAGGGGCGTGGGCGTGAACCTGAAGGCGCGGATCGCGGAGGAGATCGCCAGGCTCAAGGCCGAGGGGCTCTACATCCAACCCAAGGTCCTCGAGGCCCCCCAGGAGCCCCTCACCCGGGTGGAGGGGCGAGAGGTGGTCAACCTGGCCTCCAACAACTACCTGGGCTTCGCCAACCACCCCTACCTCAAGGAAAAGGCCCACCAGTACCTGGAAAGGTGGGGGGCGGGAAGCGGGGCGGTGCGCACCATCGCCGGCACCTTCCCCTACCACCTGGAGCTGGAGGAGGCCCTCGCCCGCTTCAAGGGCACGGAGACCGCCCTCGTCTTCCCTTCGGGCTTCACCGCCAACCAGGGGGTCCTGGGGGCCCTCCTCAAGGAGGGGGACCTAGTCCTCTCCGACGAGCTGAACCACGCCAGCATCATCGACGGCCTCCGCCTCACCAAGGCCACCCGGCTCGTGTACCGCCACGCCGACGTGGGCCACCTGGAGGAGCTCCTGAAGGCCCACGACACGGAAGGCCTCAAGCTCATCGTCACCGATGGGGTCTTCTCCATGGACGGGGACATCGCCCCCTTGGACCGGATCGTCCCCCTGGCCAAGAGGTACGGAGCGGTGGTCTACGTGGACGACGCCCACGGGAGCGGGGTCCTGGGGGAGAGGGGGGAGGGCACGGTGCACCACTTTGGCTTCCAAAAGGACCCGGACGTGATCCAGGTGGCCACCCTCTCCAAGGCCTGGGCGGGGATCGGGGGGTATGCGGCGGGGGCCATGGAGCTCAAGGAGCTCCTCCTCAACAAGGCCAGGCCCCTCCTCTTCTCCACCACCCACCCCCCGGCGGTGGTGGGGGCCCTCCTTGGAGCCCTGGAGCTCATAGGGAAGGAGCCGGAGAGGATCGGAAGGCTTTGGGAGAACACCCGCTACTTCAAGAAGGAGCTCGCCCGCCTGGGCTACGACACCCTGGGGAGCGAGACCCCCATCACCCCGGTGCTCTTCGGGGAGGCGCCTTTGGCCTTTGAGGCGAGCCGCCTCCTCCTAGAAGAAGGGGTCTTCGCCGTGGGCATCGGCTTCCCCACCGTGCCCCGGGGGAAGGCCCGGATCCGCAACATCGTCACCGCCGCCCACACGAAGGCGATGCTGGACAGGGCCCTCGAGGCCTACCAAAAGGTGGGGCGGAGGCTCGGTATAATCCGCTGATGCCCCTTCCCACCCTCTTGCTTCCCGACGCCACCCCCAAGAGCCTGGGCCGGGTGGAAACCCCCCCTGAGGTGGTGCGCTTCATGGTCTCCTTGGCCGAGGCTCCCAAGGGGGGGAGGGTGCTGGAGCCCGCCTGCGCCCACGGGCCCTTCCTCCGGGCCTTCCGCGAGGCCCACGGGACGGGCTACCGCTTCTACGGGGTGGAGGTGGACGGGAAGGCCCTGGACCTCCCCCCTTGGGCCGAGGGGGTCCTGGCGGACTTCCTCCTCTGGGAGCCAGAGGAAGGGTTTGACCTGATCCTGGGGAACCCCCCTTACGGGGCCCTAGGGGCTGGGGCCAGGATTTCTGCTGCGAGGCGCGCCGCCTACCGCCAGCGCTTCGCCACCTGGCGGGGGCGGTACAACCTCTACGGGGCCTTTTTGGAAAAGGGGGTGCGCCTCCTGAAGCCGGGAGGGCTTCTCCTCTACGTGGTCCCGGCGGGCTGGGTGGTCCTTTCCGAGTTCGCCCTTCTCCGGGCCTTCCTGGCCCAGGAGGGGGAGACCGAAGTCCACTACCTGGGAAAGGTCTTCCCTGGCCACAAGGTGCGGGCCAGCGTGGTCCGCTTCCGCAAGGGGGGGAGGGGGCTTAGACTTCGGGAGGGGTTTTCGGGGGAGGTGCTCTGGGAAGAACCCTTCTGGGGAGGGGAGATGGTGCGCTTCCCCGACCCGGAGGCCCTGAGGCGGGAGCGGGAGGGCGTGGCCCTAGGGGCGCTTTTTCATATCCACTTCGCCGCCCGGAGCCCCGAGGTCAGGGCCCACCCCCTGACCCAAAGGGCCCCGGGCCCAGGCCTTGTGCCCGTTCTCACGGGAAGGAACCTCAAGCCGGGGGAGATCGACTACGAAACCCCCCACTCCGGCCTCTACTTCCCCAAGGCGGCGGTGGGCCATCTCAAGCCCTTCTACGCCCTCCCCCGCCTGGTGGTGGCCCACACCCGCCACTACCGGGTGGTGGCCGCCTGGGACGGGCGGGCCCACCCCTGGCGGGAGGAGTTCCACCTCCTGCCCAAGGAGGGGGTGAGGGTGGACATTCCGGGGCTGCTCGCCTACCTGAACGGCCCGGAGGCCCAGGCCCATTACCGGGGGCTCTACCGGGAGGTGGTCCCCCACCTCACCCGGGCCATGCTGGAGAGGTTCCCGGTGCCCCAGGAGCTCGTTCACCGGCCCGTGAAGTAGACCCTAAGCACGAGCCCCACCGCAAAGAGGAGGCCGATGGCCACGAAGACCTCGGGGCGCTTGGGAGGGTCCTTGAGGCCGCGGTGGAACCAGGCCCCGGGCTGAAGCCCCCCCAGGTAGTGGAGCCCCACCGCCAGGAGCAGGCCGTAGAGGAGGTGCATCCCGTCCTGGGGGCGGAGGCCCTGGAAGAAGAGAAGGAAGCCCAGGACCACCTGAAGGATGGCCACCCAGGCCGCCCCCCTGAGGAAGGCGTAGAAACGGGAAGAGAGGGGACGGAAGAAGCCCAAAAGCCCATAGAGGGCCAGGAGGGGCACTAAAAGGAGGAGAAGAACCCCCAGGAGAGCGTGAGCCTGGAGGATCAGCCCGGTCAGGGTTGCGTTCGGGAACGGCATGGCCTCATCATAAGGCCCAGGGAGCCCGCATTTTGGGAAAAAGACCAGTATAGGCCCATAGGTGGAAGGGGGCTTCGCCCCTTTCCTATGGGGAAAATCCCCGAGGTCGGGATGTGGTACACTGAAAGGGTGAGCTACGACGCGTCCGCCATCAAGGTGCTCAAGGGGTTAGAAGGGGTGCGCCACCGCCCCGCCATGTACATCGGCGGCACGGGGATGGAGGGGTACCACCACCTCTTCAAGGAGATCCTAGACAACGCCGTGGACGAGGCCCTGGCGGGCTACGCCAAGGAGATCGTCGCCACCTTAAACCCGGACGGCTCCCTCACCGTGGAGGACAACGGCCGGGGCATCCCCGTAGACCTGATGCCCGAGGAGGGGAAGCCCGCGGTGGAGGTCATCTACACCACCCTGCACTCCGGGGGCAAGTTTGAGAGCGGGGCCTACAAGGTCTCCGGGGGCCTCCACGGGGTGGGGGCCAGCGTGGTGAACGCCCTCTCGGAGTGGACGGTGGTGGAGGTCTTCCGGGAGGGAAAGCACTACCGGATCGCCTTCAGCCGAGGGGAGGTGACCGAGCCCCTCAAGGAGGTGGGCCCCGCCCCCAAGGGGAAGACGGGCACCCGGGTCACCTTCAAGCCCGACCCCTTGATCTTCGGGAACCTGGCCTTTGACCCCAGCAAGCTCCGCGCCCGCCTCAAGGAGGTGGGCTTCCTGGTGGCGGGGCTTAGGCTCGTCTTCCGGGACCTCATCCACGGCAAGGAGGAGGTCTTCCAGGACAAGGGAGGGGTGGCCTCCTTCGCCAAGGCCCTGGCGGAGGGGGAGGAGCTCCTTTACGAGAAGCCCTTTTTCCTCCGCGGCCAGGAGGGGGAGGTGGAGGTGGAGGTGGGCCTCATCCACACCAAGAGCTACAACGCCGAGATCCTCAGCTACGCCAACATGATCCCCACCCGGGACGGGGGGACCCACCTCACCGCCTTCAAGTCCGCCTACAGCCGGGCCCTGAACCAGTACGCCAAGAAGGCGGGCCTCAACAAGGAAAAGGGGCCCCAGCCCACGGGGGATGACCTCCTGGAGGGCCTTTACGCGGTGATCTCGGTGAAGCTTCCCAAGCCCCAGTTTGAGGGGCAGACCAAGGGGAAGCTCCTAAACCCCGAGGCGGGGACGGCGGTGGGCCAGGTGGTCTACGAGAGGCTCCTGGAGATCCTGGAGGAGAACCCCCGCATCGCCAAGACCATTTACGAGAAGGCCCTAAGGGCGGCCCAGGCCCGGGAGGCAGCGAGGAAGGCCAGGGAGCTGGTGCGCCGCCAGAACCCCCTGGAGTCCGACGACCTCCCCGGGAAGCTCGCCGACTGCCAGACGGAAAACCCCGAGGAGGCGGAGCTTTTCATCGTGGAGGGGGACTCGGCGGGGGGAAGCGCCAAGCAGGGCCGGGACCGCCGCTTCCAGGCCATCCTGCCCCTGAGGGGCAAGATCCTCAACGTGGAGAAGGCGGGCCTCTCCAAGGCCCTGAAGAACGCCGAGGTGCGGGCCATGGTGGCCGCCATCGGGGCGGGGATCGGGGGCGACGGGGAGGCCCACTTTGACCTCGAGGGCCTCCGCTACCACAAGATCATCATCATGACCGACGCCGACGTGGACGGGAGCCACATCCGCACCCTCCTCCTCACCTTCTTCTACCGCTACATGCGCCCCCTCATCGAAAAGGGCTTCGTCTACATCGCCCAGCCCCCCCTCTACCGCCTCCAGGTGGGGAAGCGGGTGGAGTACCTCTACTCCGACGAGGAGCTTTCAGCAAGGCTCAAGGAGCTTGAGGGCAAGGGCTACGAGGTCCAGCGCTTCAAGGGCCTGGGGGAGATGAACCCCGAGCAGCTCTGGGAGACCACCATGAACCCCGAGAGGCGGGTCTTGAAAAGGGTGGAGCTCCAGGACGCCCTCGAGGCCAGCGAGCTCTTCGAAAAGCTCATGGGCCAGGAGGTGGCCCCCAGGCGGGAGTTCATTGAGGAGCACGCCCGCTACGCCCAGATCGACGTCTGATGGACTGGATGGGAGAGGCGGTGGCCCTCCTCAAGAAGGGGGGCCGCCTCCTCCTCAAGGCCTACCCCGGGGCGGGGAAGAGCACCCTCTTTCCCCTAAAGCTCCTCCCCGCTCTGCCTGGGAAGATCCTCCTCTTCCAGCCCAGGCGGGTGGCGGCCCGGGCGGTGGCGGCAAGGCTGGCGGAGAACCTGGGGGAGCCCTTGGGGAGGACCGTGGGCTACCGGGTGCGCCTGGAGGGGCGGGAGGGCCGGGAGACCCGCCTCCTGGTCATGACGGAGGGGCTTCTCCTCCGCCTCCTCCTGGAAGACCCCACCCTAGAGGGGGTCTCCGCCGTCCTCCTGGACGAGGCCCATGAGCGCCACCTGGAGGGGGACCTGGCCCTGGCCCTCCTCCTCAAGGTGCAAGAGGCCCTCCGCCCCGACCTCAAGCTCGCCCTCCTCACCGCCACCCCCGACGGGGACCTGGAGAGGGCCCTGGGAGGGGAGGTCCTGGCCCTCGAGGGGGAGGGCTACCCGGTGGAGGTCTTCCACCTGGACCGCCCTCCCCAGGGCCCCCTGGAGCCCCTGGCCGCCCGCTACGCCCGGAAGGCCTTCCTGGAGGGGGAGGGGGACGTCCTGGTCTTCCTCCCCGGCAAGGCGGAGATTGAGCGCACCCGGAGGCTTCTAGAGGACCTCCCCACCTTCCCCCTCCACGGGGGGCTTCCCCTTAGGGAGCAGGCCGCCCTCCTCAAGCCGGGCCCCAGGAAGATCGTCCTGGCCACGGACGTGGCCGAGACCAGCCTCACCCTGCCCCAGGTGCGGGCGGTGGTGGACACGGGCCTGGCCAAGAAGCCCCGCTTTGACCCCAGGACCGGCCTCACCCGCCTGGCCCTCGTCCAGATCCCCGAGGACTCCGCCCGCCAAAGGGCGGGCCGGGCGGGGCGCACCGGGCCGGGGCGGGTCTATCGCCTCTACCCCAAGGGCCCCTTCCCCCCCAAGCGGCCGGAAATCCTGGAAGCGGACCTCTCCCGGGCCCTCCTCCTGGCCCTGGCCTTCGGGGAGAGGCTGGAGGGGCTTCCCCTTCCCACCAAGCCCCCCAAGGGAGCCCTGGAGGCCGCCTGGAGCCTCCTCCGCCTCCTGGGGGCGGTGGAGGAGGAGGCCCTGACCCCTTTGGGGAGGCGGATGCTCACCCTCCCCACCCACCCCCGCCTGGCCCGGCTGGCCCTGGAGGCGGAGGAGGCGGGCCTCCTCCCCCTAGCCGCCGACCTCATGGCCCTCCTGGAGGAGGGCCTCCCGGAGGGGGAGAAGGACCTCATGGCCCATCTGGAGGCGCTCCTCGAGGCCCGCCGGGGAAGCCCAAGGGGCCTGGCCCAGGTGGAGAGGACGAGCGCCCTCTGGCGGGGGCGGTTCGGCGTGGACCCCCTTAGGACCCTTCCCCACCCCGAGGCCGTGGGGAGGCTCCTCCTCGCCGCCTACCCCGACCGGGCCGCGGAGCGCCTGGCCCCCGGGCGGTACCGCCTGGCCACCGGTCCCGCCCTGCGCCTGGAGGAGGGCCCCCCTTACCTGGTGGCCGTGGGGGCGGACCTCTTGGAAAGGGAGGGCCGGGTCCAGCTCTACGCTCCCCTCTCCCGGGAGGACCTTCTGGAGCGAGCGGAGGTGGCCCTGTGGACCGGATGGGAGGAGGGGAGGCTTAAGGGCTACCTGGAAAGGCGCCTGGGAGCCCTGGTCCTGGAACGCCTTCCCGTGGACCCCGGCCCCCCCACGGAGGCCCACCTCAAGGAGGCCCTGAAGGAGGGCCTCCCCCTCCCCGAGGAGGCCAGGCAGGTGCTCCTCCGCCTCCGCTTCCTGAGGTCCCAGGGGGTGGGGGTGCCCGATCTCTCCGAGGAGGCCCTCCTGGAGAACCTCTCCTGGCTTTTAACCTGGACGAAGGGGGTGCGCCGCCAGGAGGACCTGAAGGCCCTCCCTTGGAAGGAGATCCTCCTGGGCCTCCTGGGGGAGGGGCGGGCCCTTCTGGAGAGGCTGGCCCCGGAGAGCGTCCCCCTCCCCGGTGGGAGGAGGAAGCGCCTCCGCTACCGGGAAGATGCCCCGCCCCTCCTCTCCCTCCGGGTGCAGGAGGCCTTCGGCCTCAAGGAGACCCCGAAGGTCCTGGAGGGCCGCATTCCCGTGGTGGTGGAACTCCTCTCCCCCGCCGGACGGCCGGTCCAGGTCACCCAGGACCTGAGGAGTTTTTGGGAAAAGCGCTACCCCGAGGTGCGCAAGGAGCTCATGCGCCGCTACCCCAAGCACCCCTGGCCAGAGGAGCCCTAGGGCCTGAAGAGCTCCGCCCTCACCCCAAGCCCCTGGGCCCTGGCCACCCAAAGGGGGTTGTCGTCCAGGTAAGTGGCCTCCTCCGGGGAGAGGCCCAGAGCCAGGAGGGCCATCCGGATGGCGGAAAGCTTCTCGGGGTGGTAGAAGGCCCCAATGCCCTCGGGAGGCGGCAGGTCCGCCACCAGGTAGAAGGGCTCGGGGAAGGTCAGGAGCCGCCTCCGGAAGGCCTTTGGGTAGAGGCGGGAGGCCCCGGGGAAGAGGGCCTCGAGGGCCCCTGGCCCCTCCTCCTTCAGGCGGGGAAGGAGCCCGTAGAAGGCCTGGGAGAGGTAGAAGAGGGGCTCCCCGCTCTGCTCCGAGAGGAGGCGGAGGAGGTGGGGCTCCACGGGCTCGCAGTAGACCCCGGAGAGGTCCAAGAGGTAGACCACGGCCCAAGCTTACCCAAAAGGGTTTATACTCGGCGCAAAGGAGGAAGCCATGGAGCTTTTCGGGGAGGCGTGGGCAAAGGCGTACTGCCAGAATCTGAACGCGAGCGAGGCCTACAAGAAGGCGGCCAGCACCTGGGAGGGCTCCTTGGCCCTGGCGGTGCGCAAGGACCCGGGGGCGGGGTTCCCCCAGGGGGCGGCCGTGGTCCTGGACCTCTGGCACGGGGCCTGCCGGGGGGTGAGGGTGGTGGAGGGGGAGGCCGAGGCCGACTTCGTCATTGAGGCCGACCTCGCCACCTGGCAGGAAGTCCTGGAGGGCCGGCTAGAACCCCTCACCGCCCTGATGCGGGGGCTTTTGGAGCTCAAGAGGGGCACCATCGCCGCCCTGGCCCCCTACGCCCAGGCGGCCCAGGAGCTCGTCAAGGTGGCCCGGGATGTGGCGTGAAGGCGGTGTTCTACCACGGCCCCTTCCAGGTGGCCGTGGAGGAGGTGCCTGAGCCCCGCCTGGAGGCGGACACCGACGCCATCATTCAGGTGGAACTCGCCGCCATCTGCGGCTCCGACCTCCACATCTACCACGGCAAGATCGCCGGGGTCCTCCCTGGCACCATCCTGGGCCACGAGTTCGTGGGACGCATTGTGGAGAAGGACCCCCTGGTCCCCTTCGCCCTGGGGGAGCGGGTGGTGGGGAGCTTCCAGGTGGCCTGCGGGGACTGCCCCGCCTGCCGCAAGGAGCAGTACTTCGCCTGCCTCAGGGGCGAGGTCTACGGCTTCGGCCTGGCCCTGGGCAACCTCCAGGGGTCCCAGGCGGAGCGGGTGCGGGTCCCCTTCGCCCGCCAAGGCCTCTTCCCTATAGGGGACCTCCCCGCCGAGGAGGCCATCTTGGCCGGGGACATCCTCACCACCGCCTACGGGGGGGTTAGACCCTTCCTCACGCCGGGGATGAGCGTGGCCGTGGTGGGCTCGGGCCCCGTGGGGCTTCTCGCCCAGATGGTGGCCCACGCCCTGGGGGCGGGCCCCGTCTTCGCCATAGACCCGGAGGAGGCCCGCCTGGAAAAGGCCAAGGGCCTGGGAAGCGTGCCCATCAACCCCAAGGCCGAGGACCCCATCGGGCGGATCCGCCAGGCCACCGAGGGCCTGGGGGCGGAGCTGGTGGTGGAGGCGGTGGGCGGGGAGGGGGAGGCCCTGAAGACCGCCTTCAAGCTAGCGGCCCCGGGTGGGGTGGTCTCCAGCCTAGGGGTGCCCACGGCGGAGAAGCTGGACTACCCCTGGTTTCCCGCCTTCAGCCGGGGCATCACCCTGCGAAGCGCCTTGACCAACATCCCCCGCTACATTGGGGAGGTGCTTTCCCTCCAGCGGGTGGGCCGCCTGAGGGGAAGCTTCGTCTTCAGCCACCGCCTGCCCCTGGAGGAGGCGGCGGAAGGGTACCGCCTCTTCCACGAGCGGCGGGCCACCAAGGTGGCCCTGGCGCCCTAAAACAAAGTCCGCCGCCCGCAGGCGGCCTTTTTTCCTCTGACCCCTTTACTATACCACGGGTTGCCAGTATGTAAAGTGGTATGCAGGAAATCCCGCCCCAAAGGGCGATCTTGGGGGGTGGGGAAAGCAAAATAAAACTTTTACAAATAGGCCGGTAGGGGCAAATGTGCCCTCTCTCCTTCGCAAAGGGGACAGGCCTGCCATGCTGAGGGAAGCGGACAAGGAGGTGCTCCATGGCCCAGTACCTGGTGGTGGCCCACCGCACGGCCAAGAGCCCCGAGCTGGCGGCCAAGCTGAGGGAGGTCTTGGAGAAGG
The genomic region above belongs to Thermus sediminis and contains:
- a CDS encoding DNA topoisomerase subunit B — translated: MSYDASAIKVLKGLEGVRHRPAMYIGGTGMEGYHHLFKEILDNAVDEALAGYAKEIVATLNPDGSLTVEDNGRGIPVDLMPEEGKPAVEVIYTTLHSGGKFESGAYKVSGGLHGVGASVVNALSEWTVVEVFREGKHYRIAFSRGEVTEPLKEVGPAPKGKTGTRVTFKPDPLIFGNLAFDPSKLRARLKEVGFLVAGLRLVFRDLIHGKEEVFQDKGGVASFAKALAEGEELLYEKPFFLRGQEGEVEVEVGLIHTKSYNAEILSYANMIPTRDGGTHLTAFKSAYSRALNQYAKKAGLNKEKGPQPTGDDLLEGLYAVISVKLPKPQFEGQTKGKLLNPEAGTAVGQVVYERLLEILEENPRIAKTIYEKALRAAQAREAARKARELVRRQNPLESDDLPGKLADCQTENPEEAELFIVEGDSAGGSAKQGRDRRFQAILPLRGKILNVEKAGLSKALKNAEVRAMVAAIGAGIGGDGEAHFDLEGLRYHKIIIMTDADVDGSHIRTLLLTFFYRYMRPLIEKGFVYIAQPPLYRLQVGKRVEYLYSDEELSARLKELEGKGYEVQRFKGLGEMNPEQLWETTMNPERRVLKRVELQDALEASELFEKLMGQEVAPRREFIEEHARYAQIDV
- a CDS encoding SCP2 sterol-binding domain-containing protein, which gives rise to MELFGEAWAKAYCQNLNASEAYKKAASTWEGSLALAVRKDPGAGFPQGAAVVLDLWHGACRGVRVVEGEAEADFVIEADLATWQEVLEGRLEPLTALMRGLLELKRGTIAALAPYAQAAQELVKVARDVA
- the hrpB gene encoding ATP-dependent helicase HrpB, which translates into the protein MDWMGEAVALLKKGGRLLLKAYPGAGKSTLFPLKLLPALPGKILLFQPRRVAARAVAARLAENLGEPLGRTVGYRVRLEGREGRETRLLVMTEGLLLRLLLEDPTLEGVSAVLLDEAHERHLEGDLALALLLKVQEALRPDLKLALLTATPDGDLERALGGEVLALEGEGYPVEVFHLDRPPQGPLEPLAARYARKAFLEGEGDVLVFLPGKAEIERTRRLLEDLPTFPLHGGLPLREQAALLKPGPRKIVLATDVAETSLTLPQVRAVVDTGLAKKPRFDPRTGLTRLALVQIPEDSARQRAGRAGRTGPGRVYRLYPKGPFPPKRPEILEADLSRALLLALAFGERLEGLPLPTKPPKGALEAAWSLLRLLGAVEEEALTPLGRRMLTLPTHPRLARLALEAEEAGLLPLAADLMALLEEGLPEGEKDLMAHLEALLEARRGSPRGLAQVERTSALWRGRFGVDPLRTLPHPEAVGRLLLAAYPDRAAERLAPGRYRLATGPALRLEEGPPYLVAVGADLLEREGRVQLYAPLSREDLLERAEVALWTGWEEGRLKGYLERRLGALVLERLPVDPGPPTEAHLKEALKEGLPLPEEARQVLLRLRFLRSQGVGVPDLSEEALLENLSWLLTWTKGVRRQEDLKALPWKEILLGLLGEGRALLERLAPESVPLPGGRRKRLRYREDAPPLLSLRVQEAFGLKETPKVLEGRIPVVVELLSPAGRPVQVTQDLRSFWEKRYPEVRKELMRRYPKHPWPEEP
- a CDS encoding alcohol dehydrogenase family protein → MKAVFYHGPFQVAVEEVPEPRLEADTDAIIQVELAAICGSDLHIYHGKIAGVLPGTILGHEFVGRIVEKDPLVPFALGERVVGSFQVACGDCPACRKEQYFACLRGEVYGFGLALGNLQGSQAERVRVPFARQGLFPIGDLPAEEAILAGDILTTAYGGVRPFLTPGMSVAVVGSGPVGLLAQMVAHALGAGPVFAIDPEEARLEKAKGLGSVPINPKAEDPIGRIRQATEGLGAELVVEAVGGEGEALKTAFKLAAPGGVVSSLGVPTAEKLDYPWFPAFSRGITLRSALTNIPRYIGEVLSLQRVGRLRGSFVFSHRLPLEEAAEGYRLFHERRATKVALAP